The Odocoileus virginianus isolate 20LAN1187 ecotype Illinois chromosome 3, Ovbor_1.2, whole genome shotgun sequence genome includes a window with the following:
- the PHAX gene encoding phosphorylated adapter RNA export protein — MAQEAGDMEDGQLSDSDSDMTVAPSDRPLPVPKALGGDCAVRPFQSTAAVCAPVSHYRTVKSVDSSEESFSDSDDDSSLWKRKRQKCFNTPPKPEPFQFDQSSQKPPTAGRKKVNNIWGAVLQEQNQDAVATELGILEMEGTIDRSRQSETYNYLLAKKLKRESQEHTKELDKELEEYMHGGKKMGPKEEENGQGHLKRKRPVKDRVGDRLEMNYKGRYEITEDDSQEKVADEISFRLQEPKKDLIARVVRIIGNKKAIELLMETAEVEQNGGLFIMNGSRRRTPGGVFLNLLKNTPSISEEQIKDIFYFENQKEYENKKAARKRRIQVMGKKMKQAIKNLNFQEDDDTSRETFASDTNEALASLDESQEGHGETKLDAEEAIEVDHSNDLDMF; from the exons ATGGCGCAGGAGGCCGGCGACATGGAAGATGGGCAGCTTTCCGACTCGGATTCCGACATGACGGTGGCACCCAGCGACAGGCCGCTGCCGGTGCCG AAAGCTCTAGGTGGGGACTGTGCAGTGCGGCCCTTCCAGAGTACTGCAGCAGTGTGTGCCCCGGTATCACATTATCGGACTGTGAAGAGTGTGGATTCAAGTGAAGAGAGTTTTTCAGATTCAGATGATGATAGCTCTCTCTGGAAACGCAAGCGACAGAAATGTTTTAACACCCCTCCCAAACCAGAGCCTTTTCAGTTTGACCAGAGCAGCCAGAAACCACCTACAGCTGGAAGGAAGAAGGTTAACAACATCTGGGGTGCCGTGCTGCAAGAACAGAACCAAGATGCAGTGGCCACTGAACTTGGTATCTTGGAAATGGAGGGCACTATTGACAGAAGCCGACAATCTGAGACCTACAATTATTTACTTGCTAAGAAACTTAAAAGAGAATCTCAAGAACATACAAAAGAATTAGACAAAGAGCTAGAAGAATATATGCATGGTGGCAAAAAAATGGGACcaaaggaggaggaaaatgggCAAGGCCATCTCAAAAGGAAACGACCTGTCAAAGACAGAGTGGGAGACAGACTAGAAATGAACTATAAAGGCCGATACGAGATCACGGAGGACGATTCTCAAGAGAAGGTGGCTGATGAAATTTCTTTCAG GTTGCAGGAACCAAAGAAAGATTTGATAGCCCGAGTAGTGAGAATAATTGGGAACAAAAAGGCAATTGAACTTCTGATGGAAACTGCTGAAGTTGAACAAAACGGTGGTCTTTTTATAATG AATGGCAGTAGAAGAAGAACCCCAGGTGGCGTTTTCCTGAATCTCCTGAAAAACACTCCTAGTATCAGTGAGGAGCAAATTAAG GACATTTTCTACTTTGAAAATCaaaaggaatatgaaaataaaaaagctgcTAGAAAGAGAAGAATACAAGTGATGGGGAAAAAGATGAAACAAGCcattaaaaacctaaattttcAAGAAGATGATGATACATCACGAGAGACTTTTGCAAGTGACACTAATGAGGCCCTGGCCTCTCTTGATGAATCACAGGAAGGACATGGAGAAACAAAGTTGGATGCAGAGGAAGCCATTGAGGTTGATCATTCTAACGACTTGGACATGTTTTAG